A window of Acidimicrobiia bacterium genomic DNA:
CGATCCTGACAGATGTCGCATCGGCATGTCGAGCGGCGTTGGTCAGAGCCTCAGCCACCAGGAAATATGCAGCCGCCTCGACGGCAGGACGAAACCGGTCCGGTTCGACGTCGACATGCACCGGGACTGGGGAACGCTCGGCCAGGGTCTCGATGGCGGGCGCCAGGCCCCTGTCGGTGAGGATTGGCGGATGCACTCCACGTGCGAAATCGCGCAGGCTGTC
This region includes:
- a CDS encoding ATP-binding protein: DSLRDFARGVHPPILTDRGLAPAIETLAERSPVPVHVDVEPDRFRPAVEAAAYFLVAEALTNAARHADATSVRIAAFCMDGWLHVEVSDDGRGGADMDGGTGLQGLQDRVEAIGGQMQVSSPLGEGTTLRARLPCE